One Solanum pennellii chromosome 10, SPENNV200 genomic region harbors:
- the LOC107002213 gene encoding magnesium-chelatase subunit ChlI, chloroplastic — translation MASLLGTSSSSAAAAAILASTPFTSRSSKSVALSLFPSSGHSQGRKFYGGIRLPVKKGRSQFHVAISNVATEISPAQEQAQKLAEDSQRPVYPFPAIVGQDEMKLCLLLNVIDPKIGGVMIMGDRGTGKSTTVRSLVDLLPEIKVISGDPFNSDPDDQEVMSAEVRDKLRKGEQLPVSLTKINMVDLPLGATEDRVCGTIDIEKALTEGVKAFEPGLLAKANRGILYVDEVNLLDDHLVDVLLDSAASGWNTVEREGISISHPARFILIGSGNPEEGELRPQLLDRFGMHAQVGTVRDAELRVKIVEERGRFDKNPKEFRDSYKGEQEKLQSQITSARSGLSSVTIDHDLRVKISKVCAELNVDGLRGDIVTNRAARALAALKGRDKVTPEDIATVIPNCLRHRLRKDPLESIDSGLLVVEKFYEVFG, via the exons ATGGCTTCACTATTgggaacttcttcttcttcagcagcagcagcagcaattTTAGCTTCTACACCCTTCACTTCTCGTTCCTCTAAGTCTGTTGCTTTATCCCTTTTCCCATCTTCAG GACATAGCCAAGGGAGGAAGTTTTATGGAGGAATTAGACTCCCAGTTAAGAAAGGGAGGTCCCAATTTCATGTGGCAATTTCCAATGTTGCAACTGAAATCAGCCCTGCTCAAGAACAG GCTCAGAAACTTGCTGAAGACAGCCAGAGACCGGTGTATCCATTTCCCGCCATAGTGGGGCAAGATGAGATGAAGTTGTGTCTTTTGCTGAATGTAATAGATCCAAAGATTGGAGGCGTGATGATTATGGGTGATAGAGGAACTGGGAAGTCCACCACGGTTAGGTCTTTGGTGGATTTACTTCCAGAAATAAAAGTTATTTCTGGTGATCCATTTAATTCAGATCCAGATGACCAAGAAGTAATGAGCGCTGAAGTCCGTGACAAATTGAGGAAGGGAGAGCAGCTTCCTGTATCTCtcaccaaaatcaacatggttgATTTACCACTAGGTGCTACTGAGGACAGGGTGTGTGGGACAATCGACATTGAGAAAGCTCTTACCGAGGGTGTGAAGGCATTCGAGCCTGGTCTTCTTGCTAAAGCTAACAGAGGAATACTTTATGTCGACGAGGTTAATCTTTTGGACGACCATTTAGTAGATGTTCTTTTGGATTCTGCAGCATCAGGATGGAACACTGTTGAAAGAGAGGGAATATCAATTTCACATCCTGCTCGATTTATCCTTATTGGTTCAGGTAATCCTGAAGAAGGAGAACTTAGGCCACAGCTTCTTGATCGATTTGGAATGCATGCCCAAGTCGGGACTGTGAGAGATGCAGAACTAAGAGTGAAGATCGTCGAGGAAAGAGGTCGTTTTGACAAGAACCCCAAGGAATTCCGGGATTCATACAAGGGGGAGCAAGAAAAGCTCCAGAGCCAAATCACCTCAGCCAGGAGCGGGCTTTCTTCTGTTACGATTGATCATGATCTCCGCGTTAAAATCTCTAAGGTCTGTGCAGAACTGAATGTCGATGGATTGAGAGGTGATATAGTCACTAACAGAGCAGCAAGAGCATTGGCTGCACTTAAAGGAAGAGATAAGGTAACCCCAGAAGATATCGCCACTGTCATTCCCAACTGCTTAAGACACAGACTTAGGAAGGATCCATTGGAATCTATCGACTCAGGTTTACTTGTTGTTGAGAAATTTTACGAGGTTTTTGGCTAG
- the LOC107002214 gene encoding nudix hydrolase 22, chloroplastic-like — protein MAYNRSERLMKLSERLRVYNQNSKIQELGTDNSNSNSIRSKSNRAAVLVCLFEDPQENLRVILTKRASTLSSYSGEVALPGGKVEEGDADDIETALREAEEEIGLDRSLVDVVTVLESFTAKKGTTVIPVVGILWDRNAFNPLINTAEVASIFDAPLEMFLKDENRREQEFEHMGDKYVIHFFDHQTENEKYIIWAFTAAILIKAASTVYQRPPDFQERRPRFWNRSRQ, from the exons ATGGCATATAACAGATCAGAGAGACTGATGAAATTAAGTGAAAGGCTTCGTGTTTATaaccaaaattcaaaaattcaagaattgGGGACagataatagtaatagtaattcaaTAAGATCCAAATCAAACAGAGCTGCAGTTTTGGTGTGTCTATTTGAAGACCCACAAGAAAATCTTCGTGTAATCCTCACCAAAAGAGCTTCCACACTTTCTTCATACTCAG GTGAAGTTGCTTTGCCTGGTGGAAAAGTAGAAGAAGGTGATGCCGATGACATTGAGACAGCACTCAGAGAGGCCGAGGAGGAGATTGGATTAGATCGTTCACTTGTAGATGTTGTCACTGTTCTTGAATCCTTTACCGCCAAG AAGGGAACTACAGTGATTCCAGTTGTGGGCATACTTTGGGATCGCAACGCATTCAACCCGTTAATAAATACTGCAGAAGTAGCATCAATATTTGATGCACCTCTAGAAATGTTTCTTAAG GATGAGAATCGACGAGAGCAAGAGTTTGAACACATGGGAGATAAGTATGTAATCCATTTCTTTGATCATCAAACAGAGAATGAGAAGTATATAATATGGGCTTTTACTGCTGCTATTTTGATTAAAGCTGCATCGACTGTGTACCAACGTCCCCCTGATTTTCAAGAACGAAGACCTAGATTTTGGAACAGAAGTCGTCAATGA